AACCCTTGATTGCATACTTGCCCTGGGGCTGTGCCAGTGGCAGCTTTCACTTAATGGGACAGAGACTGTTCTGTGACATCTTATTCAACATTGTGCCTTTCTCTCTGTGGCTCTAACCTTAGGTCTTCTCCCTTTTCATCCTTTGCtatacaataacaaaataaaaagaaaatagagatcaTCTCTCCAGAGGAATGCAGTCACCAAATACAAATTTGCACGCACTTTCAGAGGTTGGGTGACCCACATTAATAACtgggctccttgagggcaggggccatcTTACCCATGTCTGTACCCCCCCAAGGCCCAGTCCAGAGGTGGTACTTTCGACTGAAGAGGGAATGAGCAAGCTAGAAATGACAGTGTTTCTCCCGTTTCAGGATCATGGTTTTGGCAGGAGACACGTTGCCCGTTGAGGTATACTGCCATCTCCCAGTTATGTGTGAGGACCGGAATTTGCCCTACATCTATATCCCTTCAAAGACGGTAAGGAGCCCATGAGCCTGAACTTAATCACCACTGGAGGGGGCTGGGATAGGAGTTGCAGCAGCAGGCCACAGTGGGAAAGAGTAGAGGCTCTGGAGCTAAGACAGGCCTGGGCAGCTTCTTGGCTCTGCTGCTTCCTAGCTGGGGGACTGCAGTAAGTAACCTCTTTGCACTTACGTTTCTttcttgtaaaatgggaatccCCACTTCTGTGGCCTGGGAAAATGAAGCAAGGACATGCTTTGTCAGCTAAGATGCTGTGGCCATGCTAGTCCTGTTAGGTGGGTGCAGTGCTCAGAGGGGGTGTTCTGGGAACCTTACACATCAGGAGCCAGGTCTAGGGCACACGGACTGGGGGATGGCAGGAACCTGGAGAGCACAAGCCTTGCCGAAGGGGACAGCCCCTGCTGGGCTACAGCCTTTCACAGCTGCCACGTGGGAATGTAAGCCCAGTGTTGCTGAACCACTTGAAAGTTTGCTGAGTTTAATTGATGGCAAccaatttgaaatgtttttcaatacAATGATGAACAAATAGCACACATCTGTGAGCCAGATTAGACTGGTGGCTCATGCGTTTGTGACTTCCTGGCAAAGAGCCCTTCTCTGTCCTTTGCAGGACCTGGGTGCAGCCGCAGGCTCCAAGCGCCCCACCTGCGTGATAATGGTCAAGCCGCACGAGGAGTACCAGGAGGCCTATGAGGAGTGCCTGCAGGAGGTACATGCCCTGCCCCAACCGATGTGAAGGACTTGAGCGGCACCCTGGGCACCTGCTCCGGAAGCTGCTGCTCTGGCGGCGAGCCGGCTGGCTACCCTCCTGCTGCCCACTCAGCATCTCCCCAGTCCCCTGAGCACATGTGTTTTCCCAGGAAGCTCCAACAGTCATTTTGTGAAGGCAAAGCCATCATCTTCTCCAGAGTGCTGTTTCCTGATGAGTGTCCTGGCATTCATTTCCAGGGACGAGGTGTGGGGGAAGTAAATGCTCACACGAAAATGTGATGAGTCTGTGGGTGTTCTTTCAAGCAGCAGCTGCTGGTGGAGCCAAGGAGTTGGTGGGCAGGAAAGAGTGAAGCAGCCTTTCTCACAGAGTATTCAGTGCCAGTGCCCAGCCACCAGGCTGGTGTTAGACTCAAGCTGAGAACGGACTATTTGCTGCCCACCCTGAGCTTTTACCTCCCACTTCCAGAGTAGGTGGGAGCTGCAGGATAAGGCAGCTGAGCCCAGACCCCACTGAGCAGAAGCCTGCAGCCCCTATGACACCCCAATTCCTCTTCTTCCCCCATGAGCCTTAAGTGCCACTGAGAAGCTTATAGGAGCAATGTACCCACCCACACAGGGCATTTTAAATAGGAATATGAAGCTACATTCAAAACCCCAGGCCGTCTCTTCTGCGTGGCATGATGGCCCTGACAACCAGACCCTCCACACATTTTAGACTGAAGGTACCCTCCTGCTCTCAAAGGCCCAGCATAGGACTCAGTACACACGGCAACCAGCCTTTAAGCACCCTGGAATAAACTGGAAAAAGCTTGGGCCTGAGGGTCAGATCTGCTTTAAACCCCAATCTCTCTCCTTTATAAGCTGTGAGCCCtgttgggcaagtcatttcatcttcccaactGCCCTGCAATGATTTCTAATACGCAGGAAatgatattttatgtatgtatatataaaagcaCCCTGCCCAGAGACTGACATCTCCCAGCTTTTTCGCCCAATCAGAGATGTAGGTTGGGTTCTTCCTGACTGGGTACTGGCTGCCATGTTCCCCCAACAGCAGCCGCCAAGCCATTACCTGTGTGCAGTGGACAGGTAGTAATTCTTTGTCAGTGAAGCTAAAGGCAGGCAAGGAAGAAGGCCTGTGAATGTACTTGCTCAAAGTTCTAAAACAATAGCATTCAGTTCTAACCCAGACTATTTACAGTGGGCGATGGATACATACAGTTGTGAGGCTGTACAGTGGGAGGAGTGGGCATGGCATTGCGTGGCAGTAGGAACTGGCTAAGGGAAGATGTCTGCTGCTGCCACCAAGTCCTCTGATCCTCCGTTGGCTGCTGCCAAGTCAGTGACAAATATAAATAGAGACAGCAGGAGTGCAGAGGCCAGCGTCTCACCCTCACAGCCAAGGAGCTGGCTGCCCGGTACAGGTTGGTTCATCAACCTCCTTGGCCCCTGCCCATGGTGGCACACAGCCAATGCTCTGCAAAGAACCACAATCCACTAAGGACAACCACCTCTGTGAGACAGCAAGGCTCATGGGTGAAAACCCCTGGAAAACAAAGTTCCTTCCAGGCTGGAGTCAGAATATGATGCGTTTCCCATCTGCTGGGTTCTGCTCCATGGGACAGTAGGGACACTTCAGCCTGCAAAGGGACAAGAAACAAGTACGTCTCAGGCACTGGCCAGCAGGAGAGCTAAGCCAAGCAGTAGCAGAGCACGGGGAACTTACTTTCCTCCATTAATGAGCTTGTTGAGTGCATCTCGGGAGATAACGTGGCCACAGATGAGCTTGATGGGAGGGTTGGAATCAGAGGTCTGCTGGCGGAGGATGGGGCAGGCGAACACCGAATGGTACCAGCACTTCATGCCTAGTTCGATCTCAATCTGGGGAGGGCAGCCGAGGGGTGAGTCCCACTTCCTGCTGTGGCTGTGCTCCTCTGCGCCTTCTGCCCACACCTCCCCCGCCAGGGCTCACCGGTAACTCGTCCTTATGACTCCAGACCCCTGTGCACTGTCTCTGCTCAATCACAGCTTTGATGTTCATCAGCACAGGCAGCGCCACACAACCGGAGGCAAAACTACAACAAAGAGCAGGGGCTGGAGTGTCCAGACCGTGAGCCCAGTAGACAGACAAAGGACCAGACACTGTCACGGGCACGGGACTCGGGATGAGGTTCCAAAGTGGCATATGGTCAAATGGGTCCTAGAAAATCTCTCATAAAGGTGGCTCATAAAGTGCCACATAGGTGGTTATGTGTGTCCAACTCTCATGCAGCCCAAAACGTGAGGACCTTGggaaagacaaaaggaagatCCGGGGCAGGTACTGCTCATCCGAACCATGGAAAAGGTCCTGGTGTGACGGGGGCAGTGATCAGTTGGAAAGGGCCCAGCCTGCCTGCCGACCCCACTCTGTTGTCATAATGCACCTCTATAACTGGTTATCAACTGGGCACTTAGAAATGGGGGGCAGGTTCAGATCTCAGCCAAGCAGGAGCAGAGCTACTTGGGGGGTAGGGAGCTGACTGGCTGGAGCCTTGTGCTAAATATCTACAATGCAAAGGGTGGCTGTCTCGGAGCAGACGGCGGTCCTGCTGGGAAATACTGTCCTGTAACGAGTCCACCACACTGGGTGGAGCATGACACTCACAACCAGCCTGAGTAAAATGCACCGGGACACGACCCACTATTGCGCAGCGTGTGGCCCTGGGATCATGTCCACATGCCCTTTGTTCCTGAGGCCCTAAGCAAGTGCATCACGCCtggagcctctgtttcctcatctgtgaagtaagGATAATAGTACCTCTAACTCCTGGGTTGCTGGAGTCATGAGAAGGGTCTCACTGTGCAGGAGCCTCTGAGTGAAAGCTCGCGCGTGATACGTGTAACTCAGTCACTCAGGTCTCCCGGAGGGCAAGTACTGTTTAAGAGATGAGGCTGAGAAAAGGCTGGCTGTGGAGGGTCTGGTGAGAGCCCGGCGGTGAAGTACAGGTAAGACGGGACCTCATTCAGGAGACCTCACAGAATAGGAATCTTGCCCCTGCCACTAACCTCGTGGTGACCTCGGACCACACCTTTCCTTAATGTCAGTTTGTACAACTGTGGAAACAGGTCATTCCTATTTTGGAGAATGACTGAGCCAACTTAGGCCCGTGAAGGCTCTGagcaccgtgcctggcacatggcagggcCTCGGCAAACTGGATCCCTTGAAACCGTCCCCTTCATGCCGTCCCACAGGGCTGGCTGTACCTGATGCTGAGGGGCGACTCCACAGAAAGCCCCAGCAGGGAACAAGCATCGCGGGTAAAGGTGTCCTGGATCTCGGCCCAGTGGCTGCTGTCCAGGAGGTGGCAGTAGGGCGACTTCTCCAAGCCCAGGCGCAGGTACACCAGACTGCCCATCATCACCTGAATCTCTACAAGGCAACCAGGCACAGCTCAGGGGCGCAGGGGCCCAGGGGCCAGTTACTCCCTGGAGCTAGGGGTCCAGCCCTGGTGGCAAGATGGGGAGCAGGCTGAGCCCCGAGGCTCCCAGGCGCCTAACCTGGCCAAGCAGGGCCTTAAATACTTTTAGGCAAATTGTTTTTCCCTAAAATCCAGTGGGGCTGTGTATGGGGGATGAGGACGGGCACCGCCATGTGCGTTGCACAGGCGGGTCCCAGTTGTCTTCCCAGCCTTCCAACTGCATCAAGGAACGAGTCGTAGGTTGGCATTCACGGCCATTCTCCAACACTAGCtaatctccctttttaaaaaggtttcagGAGGCATCTAACTAAAATGTAATAACACTGCttggttttcatatttatttatcaataaactgaaataataaatatgagagaagctaaagaaaaaagttattagCAGTAGGGTGGCTAGTAATGGAGAGATTGAGATTCGGAAATCCGGGTGTGAGGGCTCGGGAAGGAAGATGCAGAGGGTGCTGCGTGAGTCTGAAGGGGATGAGGGGGGTTCTGGCGAGGGGGCCAGTGCCAAGGTACAGCAGCGGTGTCGGGGATCTGGGGTGGTCTGAGATAAAACTAGCAGGGTGTggcagaggcagagaaggaagcaCCTTCAGTCTGGCATTCACCTTGGAGACAAGGAGGGAATGATCAGAGGTCTCGGCGGGGGGCAGCACCCCAGGAGCATGCTGATACTGCCAGCGCCCAGCAGCGCCCACCCTAGCACCCTGGCCACTTACCCCGCTGGTGCAGCCGTGCATAGGGCTGGAAGTGCCGAGCGTAGCTGAGGGCCTCCAGCTGCCTCTTGGGGCCGCCGGCCAGGAGGTGGATGAAGTGCAGTCGGTGCAGCTTAAACTCCAGGGAGCTGTTGAGCTCGAGCAGGCGCTGCCTGTGGGAGACAGCCCACCTGGGAAGAAAGGGGCCAGTGAGTCCAGAGCTGGTGGGGCAAGAGAAGGGGCCCGGTGGAGCCGGGACTGAGAGGTGGGCTGCAGGGGCCTATGTGAGGCCACAAGACAGGTTGGAGGCACATCAGGCTTGCTGCATGAGAGGAAGACCACAGACAAGCCCTGTCCCCTGCTGGCCCACCCCAGGGCCACTTACTCCAACGCCGGCCCCAGGTCTTGTTCGTGCAGAGCTTCCAAGATTCGATTCAACTCCAGGAAAGGCTGTTTGAAATCCCAGTCCACATTCAGCGTTGATTCCTGTGGGCAGAGCATGACCCCACGACTGAAGGACagtgtttccaaaactgtctatTCTAATGTAGTAAAACCTCACCTGCCAGATAGGCTGGAGAGAGCCAGGGTCTGCGTGCGGTGCTGTGGTCTGCTGCCAGCCAGCCGCCTGGCCCCTCATGCCCATTTCCATTCGGGGAGGCTGACTACCACATGCTGGCCTTCCACAGGGCCGACCACAACCTCACCCAGGTCCTAGACAGTCCTTAGGGTCTGCGTTGAGCAACACAgggagaatttatttttcttccatcctCTTTATTCCTTTAAGATAAAGGATCCTTTACCTTTACTGCCAGTGTGTCTTTAACTCCTCACAGTGCTACTCTGTCATTTTCCTAATCTCCTTTTAAGAAACAGATATCAGGTTTCGACTCAGAACCCTGGCTGATAACCACCCCTCGCTAGAAATTAATGACTTCACTTGTCACAGTGCACAAggtgagacaattaagttcgcgaactcatcctagaaaaagtgctacatacctcactgctgaatatcactacgatcaccttcgaagtacttcacttgggaagctatgcaccgacgccagcgcctagtccatccttcaaagtaattttggaactctttctggaatggccatcagagttgtcttcatgttacccttgatgtcctgaatgtcatcaaaatgtcttccttcaatatttcctttattttcaggtaaagaaagaagtcattgggggccagatcaggtgagtagggaggttatttgtttactggctaaaagctccctcacagacagtgctgtgtgagctggtgcattgtcatgatgcaagagccaggaattattggcgaaaagatCAGGTcgtcttaactttttcacacagccttttcagcacttccaaatagtaaacttggttaactatctatccagttggtacaaattcataatgaataatctctctgatatcaaaaaagattgtaaacttggttaactatctatccagttggtacaaattcataatgaataatctctctgatatcaaaaaagattgcaacaagttcgcgaacttaattgtcagaccttgtatatttgTAGAGCCACCTTCTACTTATGGCGGGGGGCTGgtttcctttctaaaataaattcagttCAAGAACAACAGGACTCtaacataagaaaaattaataagcaGAAAGCAGAGCAGGTGGGTCCCAGCAGCGCCCCGCCGGGGCCGTTACCTGGCACAGCTCCTCGGCCACGCCAAGCATGCCGCGCTGGTACAGGTGCTCCACGATGGCCATCTGCAGggtctgctgctgcttctcccgCGAGTCCCACACCGCGTTGGAGACTACACCACAAATCTCAGAATCAAAGTTCTGATAAAGACGAGAGACAGGGCCCTGTGACTCAGTACGCTCACTCCCCACGCCTGCTTTCCTGATGAGCCACGGTCCACACCAGCTCCAGGCAGCCCCGCCCCCAGTCCGGGCAGCCACATGCTCACCCTGTCAATGGCTTTGCCCACTCGGGAGACACTGCTGTGAATGTCCTTGTGGTCGGAAGCCAGTTTCTGCACGGTGTC
This Rhinolophus sinicus isolate RSC01 linkage group LG10, ASM3656204v1, whole genome shotgun sequence DNA region includes the following protein-coding sequences:
- the RMND5B gene encoding E3 ubiquitin-protein transferase RMND5B isoform X2; this encodes MTTEATMEPCASVEREVDKVLQKFLTYGQHCEQSLEELLHHVGQLRAELASAALQGTPLSATLSLVMSQCCWKIKDTVQKLASDHKDIHSSVSRVGKAIDRNFDSEICGVVSNAVWDSREKQQQTLQMAIVEHLYQRGMLGVAEELCQESTLNVDWDFKQPFLELNRILEALHEQDLGPALEWAVSHRQRLLELNSSLEFKLHRLHFIHLLAGGPKRQLEALSYARHFQPYARLHQREIQVMMGSLVYLRLGLEKSPYCHLLDSSHWAEIQDTFTRDACSLLGLSVESPLSISFASGCVALPVLMNIKAVIEQRQCTGVWSHKDELPIEIELGMKCWYHSVFACPILRQQTSDSNPPIKLICGHVISRDALNKLINGGKLKCPYCPMEQNPADGKRIIF
- the NHP2 gene encoding H/ACA ribonucleoprotein complex subunit 2 yields the protein MTKIKRDPDEQEAQPEASSGERTYHELLVNLNPIAQPLASRRLTRKLYKCIKKAVKQKQIRRGVKEVQKFVNKGEKGIMVLAGDTLPVEVYCHLPVMCEDRNLPYIYIPSKTDLGAAAGSKRPTCVIMVKPHEEYQEAYEECLQEVHALPQPM
- the RMND5B gene encoding E3 ubiquitin-protein transferase RMND5B isoform X4: MEPCASVEREVDKVLQKFLTYGQHCEQSLEELLHHVGQLRAELASAALQGTPLSATLSLVMSQCCWKIKDTVQKLASDHKDIHSSVSRVGKAIDRNFDSEICGVVSNAVWDSREKQQQTLQMAIVEHLYQRGMLGVAEELCQESTLNVDWDFKQPFLELNRILEALHEQDLGPALEWAVSHRQRLLELNSSLEFKLHRLHFIHLLAGGPKRQLEALSYARHFQPYARLHQREIQVMMGSLVYLRLGLEKSPYCHLLDSSHWAEIQDTFTRDACSLLGLSVESPLSISFASGCVALPVLMNIKAVIEQRQCTGVWSHKDELPIEIELGMKCWYHSVFACPILRQQTSDSNPPIKLICGHVISRDALNKLINGGKLKCPYCPMEQNPADGKRIIF
- the RMND5B gene encoding E3 ubiquitin-protein transferase RMND5B isoform X1, whose product is MRQAPLLRATPLWARGRGREARAARRKVAGSRDSHPSAKPRVGESEFAEQHRRLPVPRTAAPEARAGAAAQTEATMEPCASVEREVDKVLQKFLTYGQHCEQSLEELLHHVGQLRAELASAALQGTPLSATLSLVMSQCCWKIKDTVQKLASDHKDIHSSVSRVGKAIDRNFDSEICGVVSNAVWDSREKQQQTLQMAIVEHLYQRGMLGVAEELCQESTLNVDWDFKQPFLELNRILEALHEQDLGPALEWAVSHRQRLLELNSSLEFKLHRLHFIHLLAGGPKRQLEALSYARHFQPYARLHQREIQVMMGSLVYLRLGLEKSPYCHLLDSSHWAEIQDTFTRDACSLLGLSVESPLSISFASGCVALPVLMNIKAVIEQRQCTGVWSHKDELPIEIELGMKCWYHSVFACPILRQQTSDSNPPIKLICGHVISRDALNKLINGGKLKCPYCPMEQNPADGKRIIF
- the RMND5B gene encoding E3 ubiquitin-protein transferase RMND5B isoform X3; translated protein: MTEATMEPCASVEREVDKVLQKFLTYGQHCEQSLEELLHHVGQLRAELASAALQGTPLSATLSLVMSQCCWKIKDTVQKLASDHKDIHSSVSRVGKAIDRNFDSEICGVVSNAVWDSREKQQQTLQMAIVEHLYQRGMLGVAEELCQESTLNVDWDFKQPFLELNRILEALHEQDLGPALEWAVSHRQRLLELNSSLEFKLHRLHFIHLLAGGPKRQLEALSYARHFQPYARLHQREIQVMMGSLVYLRLGLEKSPYCHLLDSSHWAEIQDTFTRDACSLLGLSVESPLSISFASGCVALPVLMNIKAVIEQRQCTGVWSHKDELPIEIELGMKCWYHSVFACPILRQQTSDSNPPIKLICGHVISRDALNKLINGGKLKCPYCPMEQNPADGKRIIF